Proteins from a genomic interval of Thamnophis elegans isolate rThaEle1 chromosome 2, rThaEle1.pri, whole genome shotgun sequence:
- the LOC116504867 gene encoding LOW QUALITY PROTEIN: UPF0711 protein C18orf21 homolog (The sequence of the model RefSeq protein was modified relative to this genomic sequence to represent the inferred CDS: inserted 1 base in 1 codon; deleted 2 bases in 1 codon), with amino-acid sequence MAGTCPAQARFLLWTXSNIEGKKEHPVNPVCCYCFQFLFPNNCRIRLLPKMKITSRTEKILNLEKKNYRLSLKQTKLLRKYKESKNTLLITCNSCKKTTRHYGMSREEYSFKTPNLKISSNRSTPLISSYKNSGSKTEKSSSGLRTTTVGLPIHHFSRTQNKAKILSSQLKRMLNFEEDKSKRGNLKNFLMSL; translated from the exons ATGGCGGGAACGTGCCCAGCCCAAGCGCGATTTTTGCTATGGA TCAGCAAcatagaaggaaaaaaggaacatcCTGTAAATCCCGTGTGCTGCTACtgtttccaatttctttttcccAATAACTGTAGAATACGTCTATTGCCCAAAATGAAAATAACATCAAGGACAGAAAAAATACTCAatcta gaaaaaaaaaactacagactTAGTTTAAAGCAAACAAAGCTCTTGAGGAAGTACAAGGAATCAAAGAATACCCTGCTAATTACCTGCAATtcatgcaaaaaaacaacaagacaTTATGGAATGAGTAGAGAGGAATATAGTTTTAAAACACCAAATTTGAAAATATCGTCAAACAGAAGTACACCTCTTATAAGTTCTTATAAGAACTCTGGATCCAAAACAGAGAAATCATCTTCAGGCCTCAGAACTACTACAGTTGGATTACCCATACATCATTTTTCTAGGACACAGAATAAAGCCAAAATCCTTTCCAGTCAATTAAAAAGAATGCTTAACTTTGAAGAAGATAAAAGCAAAAGGGGAAATCTGAAGAATTTCTTAATGTCActttaa